The Clostridiales bacterium genome includes the window CCGCCTGCACTGTGGTGAAGCCGATCGTGGTCGCGATGACCCCGAAAGCCATCCCGACAGGAACGTATCCAAGGAAGATGGGCATGCCAAGAGAGGCGCCTCGGCGGAAGCGCGCTTGCCGGGAGCAGGTGCGCTCACGGTTGTTGTCTGCGGCCGATTGGATCACGACGGCGATAGTAGCACCTCTCCCCGCGCAAATGGCAGGATTCTTGCGGTCCGGTTTTTGCGGCCCCGCGGTGCGTGAGGCCGCCGGGGCTCGCGTGCAGATTCCATTCGCGGCGACGCTTCGCACCCTGTACAATGTATCTGAGGGAGCGCATGTCCCGAGGAGGCGAGTGTGGTGGAGTTCGTCATCGAGTGCCCCGTCGACGGACCGGTCGAAGTGTCCCTCGAAGACATCGACACCGTGATCGTGCGTGAATCCGAGAGCGCGGACATCGTCTTTACGTGCCCGGTCTGTGGGGCGGAAGTCAGGGTCACGGTTCGCGTCCCGTCGTTTCTCCTCTCGGCCATCGAGTCACTGGCCGAGGAGAGCGGAGGTCAGACATTCCCGCTCGCGGGCGTGGTCGCGTTGAGCATCGATATCGAGTATGCCGAGGGTGCTGCCGGACTCAACGGACTCACCGGGCACGACGATGGACGCGCCGATGCGTACTGTGAGTACTTCCGCCGCCAGCTCGACTCGATTACCTGCGTCGATGATGTTCTCGCGCAGATCGACTCGGAGACCTGAGGCCTTGTAGCGAACCCCGCGCTCCGAGGGTGCCGCCGGATGTCGGCTGCCGGAGTATGCGCTATCGGGATGCTGTGAATCGCCTCTTGCGGCGGTTTCGCCGCTTTCGCCACTCCGCGATCCATGCAGGTACGGTCACGATGATTCCCGCGACGAACCCGCCGACATGCGCCCACCACGCGACCCCTCCGCCGGCCGTATCCGCCAGTATCGATCCGGCGCCTTGGATCACTTGCACGAGGAACCAAAAACCGATGACGAACGCGGCGGGAACACGCGCGAGTTCGATGATGAAGAAGATGGGTATCGCGACCACCACGCGGGTTCGCGGGTAGAGCACCAAGTACGCGCCGAGCACACCCGCGATCGCTCCGCTCGCGCCGAGGAGCGGGATGTCCGACGCGCCCTCCACGCCGAGGTGCGCAAGGGTGGCGGCGACCCCGGTGACAAGGTAAAACGCGAGGAATCCGAGGTGGCCGAACCGATCCTCGATG containing:
- a CDS encoding rhomboid family intramembrane serine protease gives rise to the protein MIPLRDDLPTKRFPFITVALLITNIAVFAYELSLSDEELLALIATWAFTPAHLAAEPTSPAVLLTLLTAMFLHGGWLHIAGNMLYLWIFGNNIEDRFGHLGFLAFYLVTGVAATLAHLGVEGASDIPLLGASGAIAGVLGAYLVLYPRTRVVVAIPIFFIIELARVPAAFVIGFWFLVQVIQGAGSILADTAGGGVAWWAHVGGFVAGIIVTVPAWIAEWRKRRNRRKRRFTASR